The Quercus lobata isolate SW786 chromosome 4, ValleyOak3.0 Primary Assembly, whole genome shotgun sequence genome segment TAATACCACCTAACGCAAAACAATAAGCTATATATTGTTGTAGCATAGTGAAGCCTTGACGAATCAAGGAAAAGTATACCTGGATTTGagaaatacttagaaaaatattttgttttagtctATTAAAACTAGTctagaaaaaaacaaacaatacaTATAGCTTTTAGCGTttcagaaaaaattataaatattaacaaataaaatatctaaatttgtgTCTCAAAATagtaacaaagaaaaaaatttatatgaagaCAAAATATTAGGGAGACATTACCCtttattacaaaatataaagtGGCAACTTACTATTCCCCAAAATAAGGGTGAATATGTTGGTTTAGGCGTTTAGCTGTTGAAATGGTAGATTAGAAGTTTTggaaattagaaaaaagaaaaaaaaaatgacatgaagAAGAGAGCTTCTCTTCAGTTTTGGGGCTACGTACGGGTTAAGGACTTCGGAAATTAATATGGTATTCCAAATAGATAGATTTGTGTTGCTTCCTAGTCCAAGCACAGCAGTAAAAATTATTCATAGCAGAGTTCTAATTAGAGTTTTTAGCTGTTGATTTATCGTGATAAAGAGTTCTCATTGAAAAACTTTTAGACTTTTCGAAACATATAGCAAATCACGGTTATAAAGTGTTTGAATGTTGTTACACACTTACACTTGTAACTTGTTTAGTAACTAAATTGATATATAGTTTTTAGATGTTAGGAATAACAAAAGATGGCATAATAACAGTAATTTGtcttttaaaactatttagcataaaaaattgtaataagtattattattattctacttctcaaaaaaaaaatgtattattattattctttaatttataaatttaagtgCTAATCATTTACTGTTATTGCAATTTTGTAGTATTTTCATTAATCCATTGTTTTCCTAAAagttaatttataaattttatgtgtgacatttttaaattatagagctattttttattttttgtccaatttagttttaaaataattttcttccctgataaattactgatttttccaagagtttaagttgttaaaaaataatgaaattaatcatttaactataaTTTTAACATCTTTGTATCAAGAGCAGCATTGAAAAGTTTGATGTTGCCAGGTTAAAACAAGGGAACAATATTAGCCGTCTAATAGATAAAATTGTACTTATATAAGATGTATCATGTTAAAATTCTACTGCTTTATTGattggaaagaaattatttataagaaaaatatgcaaaacaGACCACCACGCCAAGAATCCGAATAAATGCTTTATTATTAGTGCTCAACACATTTTGGAAGGCAAACCATTATTAATTCCACCTTATGGAATTAGCTTAATACTATGTCaattctcacccaaaaaaaaaaaaagaagaaacaagagGAGGCAAGCTTAATATTATGTTAGCAAGATATTTCGAACACCATTTGGGCCCAACTCCCTCTGGCCCGGTTCACCAGATGGGTTTACTTCTACAAAGCTTGTGCACCTCTTCAGACCCGTGTTGGTGGAAAAAACACTGTTTACACTTGGTTGGAATTAAAGGTTCACCAGGTGTTCTTTTTGTTGGTGGGTTTGTTGAGGTATGAGTTTTATTGTGGACCGTGGTTAGAGGTGCTGGCATGACTGATTGAAAGAGCCAATATTTGGAGTTGGACCATGATTTGGATCCTAGAggaagcaaaaaattaaaacaaataaaaagattgaCTTCTAGCCCATGTTATGCCCTGCACACAAAAATTAGCATTAAAAGTAGTAAGAATACCTCAATTTCAACTCTAAcagaccaaggcctagcctcaAAAACCTTCATTTTATCTACTTCGtattgaaaagagagaacaaattCATTGAAATCCACTACTGTAATATCAAAGTCATAATACATCTCTCAAGCAGCAACATTATTATACATCTCTCAAGTAGTAAGAATTTTCACCATTGAACAGTCTGAGTCAGGATTTCAAAGACTGCAAGTTCCATCATTACCACGATCTGAAGCTGTATAGTAAGCCTAATATGCCTTCTCATTAATATACATGCTTAAAGGGATAGATATTACAATTTGCAACCAGGTCAAGCTTGATAGGTAGTTTATGATCCTCAGAACTGACGGGCAGGAAATTCATAGAAGACACAAAAGGATTTTGGCATCATGGTGTTTGCTACCAAAAGCTTCTAATAGGAATTGCAGATGACAGTTGAAAAATTCAAGATCCAATCAGTTATCAAGGGAGTAGAGGCACTATACTATTTACAAAGACCAAAGTAGAATATACAGAACAACTAACGCAGTGGCACATTATGAAATGAcgataagaaaaatatttttaattaccaGACTTGCAAAATGAGTGGGAGTGCTTCGCCATTTCCATGTTTTCAATGGTTTAGAATATCTACAATAACTGGTTAGCCTCCTTTAGATCGCATAACCAATGTAAAACTTGCCTGAAAATTTGCAAATAAAAATTCAGTGACAACTAAGACCTTGGTTTTTTGTTCCATACTGCTATGCGACATTTACGGAAATGAAAGTACCATAGCATACACTAATCCAAAGACaactttgaaaatgaaaaaaaaaaaaaataaaataaaatagaattatcacaaatttCTAGTACTTATCTCTAACTTGCTGCTGTTTCgaaagataaaagagaaaagaaaggaaaaagaaagattagGTGTTTGCCCTCTCAGAcctaaataatttctttcctcaATCTTTAAGCTCACTAGAGATTCAAATTGGGCAAACCATAAAATGGACATTAgggagaaacaaagaaaaataaaatgtagaagaaaaggaaaaagaaagattgaaCAATCAGCGAATAAGGTATACATCAAAGCAATATACCAGATATATCATCGCCAATGATTTTTTACTTCTTAAAGATCATATAATAAGAGGAAAGGTTGTTCCCACAAAAACACAATCAGGTGAACCAACTTGTCATACTAAAATTAACttaaaatccaaatcaaacaaacagaAATATGGATTTATAGTTTCCCATTTCTATCTAAATTTCATGTCTATCCTATAATTAGAGTTTATTTAGAAAAACATTGAATGTCAGCAAGATATAAATTCAGGTTCTTGAGTGTTGTTTTCAATATTATAACTTCTGTTGGAAGATGTATTCTTACAGAAGGCTGCTTCATTTCATTCAATATCTGCAACAAAGTCCCTCCCAAATAGCGTAATTTAGTCAATGTGTCTTCCTTACtgattaaattttgtatttctgtTGACCTTCACAGTTAACAACGATAAGAAATGAAGACAAGGTTTTACTACCTGATGCTAGAATTTGGCTAATGTGACCATCTTTGCAAGAATCCAATAAATCAATCCAATGCTGGATTACTGGCCCACTTTGCATCCAACCATAAATCATAAAGCAgctgaaaatttgaaatgaaattgagTTAGATAAACTAAAAatctttcttcttgttttttaatGAGAAGATAAACTACAAATCAAAGCTAAATTTTCCGTGCTCTCACTATCaagaaaaattccaaaacagAGAGAAAATGATGGTCTTACTAGCTAGTATACTTTAGCATTCAACGTAGTGGTATATCTTAAAGCTATGATTTTGAGTACAATGTGCAATGTTGTCCAGATTATTCTTTAATCCAGGATTATTTGGTGGCTGAAAGTATAGtttcaacaacaattttcaccaTTAGTCAAAATGGTGGTAAGTCAACAGCATcctaaactatattttttaaacgGTTGAGCTTGAAAATTGTCATCAGTACATACAATGTTTAACATAAAAGTTGCATAAGAAGAAGACCAGGCTTTGTGCATCAAACAGGAAACTGAAGAATTAGCAAGCTGAGAGCTTAGAAAATTGCAAACACAGTACATTAAGCAATGCCTTTCTTAATAGCTTGTATCTCCCAGCTTGGTATTTGCTTTCCATAACAAAGCAGCAAACCTAAGAGCTACTGTTAAGTACAAGTGCAGCTACTTTGCCTTTCATAATACAAAGGACAAGGCTTCACAAATTGTCTGATAATGGACTATGGATTTCAACTAAGCCATCCAACCATAACAGCCTATTGCAATTTGGTTCCCCATTCAATTATTGCATAGAAAGCTTGAACCTCACAAGCAACATTCTCTTTTAGTATTTACTTACATTGAAATCAGCACTTGCCATTCTTGACAATCAACAAATTGTGTCCTATAGCAAACTGGATTGACAGCCTTCCCTTCAACCACGCCCTCACTGCTGCATTTCTGAATTTCCCATAGAGTTACTAGCCAAAAAAAAGCCCTAAGAGTGGCttcaataacaacaataatagaagaaaaaaatcagCATCCCACACAAATAGAGAGCCAATTAATAATGGAATTTGGTTCAATAAATTCAGTAACTGTGAGATCTTATCCAAACTAAATGGTTCTTGGATTCTAATAAAAGAGTAGAAATATGCAAATTTGATGGAATGGTCAAGATTATTAATAAGGTTGGTGGTACAGATTTTACTAAAACTACTATATCTCATTTTATACCATAACTGCTTAATAAAACACCTGTTAATCTGCAGTGTATTGGTGACAATGCTTTGATCATCTCTACAAGGCAAGATCTCTGGTTGAAATGACATTCTACTTGGgcacaaaaaaattgaacacataaataaataaatatatatatatatatatatatatttaataggtGAACATGTACAAATATAAGCACTTCTTTACAACTATTTTTCACAAGGaataatacaaaagaaattCCTAGCCACATAACCTTTGCTAAGGAGTAAGGAGCCACAAAAGTGAAGAGAc includes the following:
- the LOC115986394 gene encoding uncharacterized protein LOC115986394 isoform X1; this translates as MIKALSPIHCRLTATLRAFFWLVTLWEIQKCSSEGVVEGKAVNPVCYRTQFVDCQEWQVLISICFMIYGWMQSGPVIQHWIDLLDSCKDGHISQILASGKFYIGYAI
- the LOC115986394 gene encoding uncharacterized protein LOC115986394 isoform X2, giving the protein MIKALSPIHCRLTATLRAFFWLVTLWEIQKCSSEGVVEGKAVNPVCYRTQFVDCQEWQVLISICFMIYGWMQSGPVIQHWIDLLDSCKDGHISQILASDIE